A window of Phyllobacterium sp. T1293 contains these coding sequences:
- a CDS encoding ArsR/SmtB family transcription factor, with product MREYRHPQITEVQLESVLYALSDPIRLSIVRQLAREGEASCAALENGRPKSSVSHHFRVLREAGIIKTRNDGTSRINELRDNELAEVFPGLLPAILAVRS from the coding sequence ATGAGAGAATATCGTCACCCCCAGATCACCGAAGTGCAGCTCGAGTCTGTGCTTTACGCCTTGAGCGACCCCATCCGCCTGTCGATTGTTCGACAGCTTGCGCGCGAGGGTGAAGCAAGCTGCGCCGCGCTTGAAAACGGACGCCCGAAATCCAGCGTGTCGCATCATTTTCGCGTACTGCGCGAAGCTGGCATTATCAAGACGCGTAATGACGGAACGTCCCGCATCAATGAGTTGCGCGATAATGAACTCGCCGAGGTTTTCCCTGGATTGCTTCCCGCAATTCTTGCAGTGCGCAGCTAG
- the ugpB gene encoding sn-glycerol-3-phosphate ABC transporter substrate-binding protein UgpB, with protein sequence MTFRGTSLSLAFGLILASSTSSFALTEISWWHAMTGANNEVVETLSKEFNESQSEYKVVPVFKGTYPETLNAGIAAFRAKQAPHIMQVFDAGTGVMMGAEGAIKPVADILSMGGAKFDKSLYLPGIVAYYSKPDGTMLSFPYNSSSPILYYNKDIFKKAGLDENNPPKTWPEVWEAAKKIKTSGAAKCGYTSTWLTWIHTENFAAWNNLSYGTNENGIAGTDVELKINAPLFVKHFQELADLAKDGTFRYGGRTSEAKPLFLSGECGIFTESSGGLGDVVKSGMNYGTGQLPYEPDAKGAPQNTTPGGASLWVFGGKTDAEYKGVAAFFTFLSRTDIQARLHQVSGYLPVTLAAYEETKKSGFYDKNPAREIPIKQMMGKAPTENSKGVRLPNLPQVRDIENEEFENMLSGKQTAQQALDNAVKRGNAAIKQANGQ encoded by the coding sequence ATGACATTTCGCGGCACTTCGCTAAGCCTCGCATTCGGGCTTATCCTTGCATCCTCCACCTCATCTTTCGCTCTCACCGAAATCAGCTGGTGGCACGCCATGACGGGTGCCAACAACGAGGTTGTTGAAACCCTCTCCAAGGAATTCAACGAGAGCCAGAGCGAATACAAGGTGGTTCCTGTATTCAAGGGCACCTATCCCGAAACACTGAATGCAGGCATTGCCGCGTTCCGTGCCAAACAGGCACCGCACATCATGCAGGTTTTCGACGCTGGAACGGGCGTCATGATGGGCGCTGAAGGCGCTATCAAACCGGTTGCCGACATCCTGTCCATGGGTGGCGCAAAGTTCGACAAGAGCCTCTATCTGCCGGGTATCGTTGCCTATTATTCCAAGCCAGACGGCACCATGCTGTCCTTCCCCTACAACAGTTCGTCGCCGATCCTTTATTACAACAAGGATATCTTCAAGAAGGCAGGACTTGACGAAAATAACCCGCCCAAGACTTGGCCCGAGGTTTGGGAAGCAGCCAAGAAGATCAAGACCAGCGGCGCGGCCAAATGCGGTTACACCTCCACATGGCTGACATGGATTCACACGGAAAACTTCGCCGCATGGAATAATCTGTCCTACGGCACCAATGAAAACGGCATTGCCGGAACCGATGTCGAGCTGAAGATCAATGCACCGCTCTTCGTCAAGCATTTCCAGGAACTGGCTGATCTGGCCAAGGACGGCACATTCCGTTATGGCGGACGCACCTCGGAAGCCAAGCCGCTGTTCCTGTCGGGCGAATGCGGTATCTTCACTGAATCGTCAGGCGGCCTCGGCGACGTGGTCAAATCTGGCATGAACTACGGCACGGGCCAGCTTCCCTATGAGCCCGATGCCAAGGGTGCGCCGCAGAACACAACACCCGGCGGCGCCAGCCTTTGGGTATTCGGCGGCAAGACCGATGCGGAATATAAGGGCGTAGCAGCCTTCTTCACTTTCCTGTCGCGCACCGACATTCAGGCCCGCCTGCATCAGGTATCGGGCTATCTGCCCGTAACGCTTGCTGCTTACGAGGAAACCAAGAAGTCGGGTTTCTACGACAAGAACCCTGCCCGCGAAATTCCAATCAAGCAGATGATGGGCAAGGCGCCGACTGAGAACTCCAAGGGTGTGCGTCTGCCAAATCTGCCACAGGTGCGTGATATCGAGAACGAAGAGTTCGAAAACATGCTCTCCGGCAAGCAGACTGCCCAGCAGGCCCTCGACAATGCCGTCAAGCGCGGCAATGCAGCCATCAAACAGGCTAACGGCCAGTAA
- a CDS encoding methionine ABC transporter permease yields the protein MSADIFALLVKSTGQTLYMVAIAGLIGSLFGIPLGVFLATSERGELFAAPSTNKVLGLIVNAARSTPFIILVVAIIPFTRMIAGTSIGTTAAIVPLTIATIPFIARLVESAIREVDPGLTEAARAMGASPVQIVFKVLLAEARPGIASALTLTIVSLIGYSAMVGAVGGGGLGDLGIRYGYQRFMPDVMAIVVLVLIVLVQLVQSAGDRLARQFDKRIRPR from the coding sequence ATGTCCGCTGATATTTTCGCACTGCTCGTGAAGTCCACAGGGCAGACCCTTTACATGGTTGCCATCGCCGGATTGATCGGATCGCTCTTCGGTATTCCGCTTGGGGTTTTTCTGGCCACCAGTGAGCGGGGCGAGCTTTTTGCAGCGCCTTCGACCAACAAGGTGCTGGGGCTTATCGTCAATGCCGCGCGCTCGACACCCTTCATCATTCTGGTTGTTGCCATCATACCGTTCACGCGGATGATCGCCGGAACCTCAATCGGCACGACGGCGGCAATTGTGCCGCTGACTATCGCAACCATTCCCTTTATTGCGCGGCTGGTTGAATCAGCAATCCGCGAGGTCGATCCGGGATTGACAGAAGCGGCCCGCGCCATGGGGGCAAGCCCGGTTCAGATCGTGTTCAAGGTTCTGCTGGCGGAAGCGCGGCCCGGCATTGCATCGGCGTTAACACTGACCATTGTCAGCCTGATCGGTTATTCAGCCATGGTCGGCGCGGTCGGTGGTGGTGGTCTGGGCGATCTCGGCATCCGTTATGGCTATCAGCGCTTTATGCCTGACGTGATGGCAATCGTGGTTCTTGTGCTTATCGTGCTGGTACAACTTGTCCAGAGCGCCGGCGACCGGCTGGCGCGGCAGTTCGACAAGCGCATTCGTCCCCGCTGA
- the ugpA gene encoding sn-glycerol-3-phosphate ABC transporter permease UgpA, with protein sequence MASSTRVTFPNKFLPYLLLAPQLAITIVFFYWPASQAIRQSVLREDPFGLSTQFVGLGNFKRILNDPNYLNSLQVTVVFSIATAVIAMGFALMFAVMADKVIRGKGIYRTLMIWPYAVAPAIAGMLWLFLFNPSMGTFAYMIRSAGYNWDPLLNSGQAMLLVVAAAAWKQISYNFLFFVAGLQSIPKSLIEAAAIDGAGETKRFWTIVFPLLAPTTFFLLVVNTVYAFFDTFGIIHAVTGGGPGKATETLVYKVYNDGFVNLILGDSAAQSVILMVIVIGLTAIQFRYVERKVHYG encoded by the coding sequence ATGGCATCGTCAACGCGCGTCACTTTTCCAAACAAATTTCTGCCTTATCTGCTGCTGGCGCCGCAGCTCGCCATCACGATTGTCTTTTTCTACTGGCCAGCGTCCCAGGCCATCCGTCAGTCGGTCCTGCGGGAAGACCCATTTGGCCTTTCAACCCAGTTTGTCGGGCTTGGAAATTTCAAACGCATCCTCAATGACCCCAACTACCTGAACTCGCTTCAGGTGACGGTTGTCTTCTCCATCGCCACAGCCGTGATCGCCATGGGTTTTGCCCTGATGTTTGCCGTCATGGCCGACAAGGTCATCCGTGGCAAAGGCATTTACCGCACGCTGATGATCTGGCCTTATGCGGTGGCTCCGGCCATCGCCGGTATGCTCTGGCTGTTCCTGTTCAATCCATCCATGGGCACATTTGCCTATATGATCCGCTCTGCCGGATACAATTGGGACCCGTTGCTCAACAGCGGTCAGGCAATGCTGCTCGTGGTTGCCGCTGCTGCCTGGAAGCAGATCAGCTACAACTTCCTGTTCTTTGTTGCCGGACTCCAGTCGATTCCAAAATCACTGATCGAAGCCGCCGCCATTGATGGCGCGGGTGAAACCAAGCGTTTCTGGACCATTGTCTTCCCGCTGCTTGCCCCGACAACATTCTTCCTTCTGGTGGTCAACACCGTCTACGCCTTCTTCGACACATTCGGCATCATCCACGCCGTTACGGGCGGCGGCCCCGGCAAGGCAACGGAGACACTGGTCTACAAGGTTTATAATGACGGCTTCGTCAATCTGATCCTCGGCGACTCCGCGGCACAATCAGTCATCCTCATGGTCATTGTTATCGGTCTGACGGCAATCCAGTTCCGTTATGTCGAGCGCAAAGTTCATTACGGTTGA
- the ugpC gene encoding sn-glycerol-3-phosphate ABC transporter ATP-binding protein UgpC: protein MASVELTNVRKVYAGAVEAVKGVDIAIKDGALCVLVGPSGCGKSTLLRMIAGLESITDGTVKIDNKIVNDLGPAERDIAMVFQNYALYPHMKVYDNMAYGLRNRGMPKDQIDKRVREAAATLELTHLLERRPKELSGGQRQRVAMGRAIVRNPKVFLFDEPLSNLDAKLRGQMRVEIKNLQRQLGVTSVYVTHDQLEAMTLADILVVMNAGAVEQIGAPLDIYEKPASTFVASFIGAPPMNLIPVTSDGSGLILKDGTRIGAQGLAVTDKDAIIGFRPEDLEVATGTESHVGGLLLDLKVLGVEPVGAESYVYGIIGGERVVVRVAGRSVSQPDDHLRVIIPKEKLHLFGGNGKRL, encoded by the coding sequence ATGGCAAGTGTTGAACTTACAAATGTCCGCAAGGTCTATGCCGGAGCCGTCGAGGCGGTAAAAGGCGTCGACATCGCAATCAAGGACGGCGCGTTGTGCGTGCTTGTTGGCCCTTCAGGATGCGGGAAATCGACGCTTCTGCGCATGATCGCCGGACTGGAATCGATCACTGACGGTACGGTCAAGATCGACAACAAGATCGTCAATGATCTCGGGCCAGCCGAGCGCGACATTGCCATGGTCTTCCAGAATTATGCGCTTTATCCGCATATGAAAGTCTATGACAATATGGCTTACGGTTTGCGCAATCGCGGCATGCCGAAGGATCAGATTGACAAGCGTGTGCGTGAGGCAGCCGCAACACTTGAACTCACGCATCTTCTGGAGCGCCGCCCCAAGGAATTATCGGGTGGCCAGCGCCAGCGCGTGGCCATGGGCCGTGCCATCGTGCGCAACCCGAAAGTGTTCCTCTTTGACGAGCCGCTTTCTAATCTGGACGCCAAGCTGCGCGGCCAGATGCGTGTCGAAATCAAGAACCTGCAGCGCCAGCTCGGTGTGACCAGCGTCTATGTCACCCACGATCAGTTGGAGGCGATGACGCTCGCCGATATTCTTGTGGTCATGAATGCCGGTGCTGTCGAACAGATTGGCGCGCCACTGGATATCTACGAAAAGCCTGCCAGCACATTCGTGGCAAGTTTCATCGGCGCACCGCCAATGAACCTTATTCCGGTGACATCGGACGGCTCGGGACTGATCCTGAAAGACGGCACCCGGATCGGGGCGCAGGGTCTGGCGGTGACCGACAAGGATGCAATCATCGGTTTCCGTCCGGAAGATCTGGAAGTTGCCACCGGGACAGAGTCGCATGTTGGCGGCCTTTTGCTTGACCTCAAAGTGCTGGGTGTCGAGCCTGTCGGTGCGGAAAGCTATGTCTATGGCATTATCGGCGGCGAACGGGTTGTCGTCCGCGTTGCTGGTCGTTCGGTATCACAGCCCGATGATCATCTCAGGGTCATCATCCCCAAGGAAAAGCTGCACCTTTTTGGCGGCAACGGAAAACGCCTCTAA
- a CDS encoding MetQ/NlpA family ABC transporter substrate-binding protein: MLKKILATAALAAILSATSAFAETIKIGVTPGEHAQIMEKVKEIAKPKGLDIEIFEFSDYVVPNQALNDGELDANSFQHKPYLDNQIADRKFDLVDVAYTVNFPMGVYSKKVKGFDELADGATIAIPNDPTNGGRALLIIADKGAIKLKEGSGLKVTLADIVENKKNFKFVELDAAQLPRSIDDVDAAAINTNYALEAGLDPMKDPILKEGEKAPYVNLIAVRKADKDKPWVKTLIESYHSDPVKQFILDKYKGAAVPAW, encoded by the coding sequence ATGTTGAAGAAAATCCTCGCCACAGCTGCGCTGGCGGCAATTCTCAGCGCCACCAGTGCGTTTGCGGAAACGATCAAGATTGGCGTAACGCCCGGCGAACACGCGCAGATCATGGAAAAGGTCAAGGAAATCGCCAAGCCAAAGGGTCTTGATATCGAGATTTTCGAGTTTTCCGACTATGTCGTGCCCAATCAGGCGCTGAATGATGGCGAACTTGATGCCAACTCATTCCAGCACAAGCCCTATCTTGATAACCAGATTGCCGATCGCAAGTTTGATCTGGTTGATGTCGCCTACACTGTCAATTTCCCGATGGGCGTTTATTCGAAGAAGGTGAAGGGCTTTGATGAACTGGCCGATGGTGCGACGATTGCCATTCCGAACGATCCGACCAATGGCGGCCGCGCGCTGCTCATCATCGCGGACAAAGGCGCCATCAAGCTGAAGGAAGGTTCTGGCCTTAAAGTCACGCTTGCCGATATTGTTGAGAACAAGAAGAACTTCAAGTTCGTCGAGCTTGATGCAGCCCAGTTGCCGCGTTCGATTGATGATGTCGATGCCGCCGCGATCAACACCAATTATGCGCTTGAAGCTGGTCTTGACCCGATGAAAGACCCGATCCTGAAGGAAGGCGAAAAGGCACCTTACGTCAATCTGATCGCCGTTCGTAAAGCCGACAAGGACAAGCCTTGGGTCAAGACGTTGATCGAATCCTACCATTCCGATCCGGTCAAGCAGTTCATCCTCGATAAGTACAAGGGTGCTGCTGTTCCAGCCTGGTAA
- a CDS encoding O-acetylhomoserine aminocarboxypropyltransferase/cysteine synthase family protein: MAVHLHPETIALHAGWRADPATGAVAVPIYQTTSYQFRDTEHAANLFALKELGNIYTRIGNPTTDVLEKRIAALDGGIAALAVASGQAASAIAVQNLARSGDNIVSSTDLYGGTWNLFANTLKDQGIEVRFVDPQDPEAFRRATDERTRAYYAETLPNPKLTVFPIAEVAAIGREYGIPLIVDNTAAPLIARPLQHGAAIVVYSTTKYLGGHGTSIGGIIVDGGQFDWEKFPERQPALNTPDPSYHGAVWTEAVKPIGPVAYIIKARVTLLRDLGAALSPFNAFQTIQGIETLALRLERHVENAKKVADFLAKRPEIAKVIHPSQQSGIDRERAEKYLSGSFGGLVGFELKGGLQAGRKFIEALELFYHVANIGDVRSLAIHPATTTHSQLSPDEQRASGVSEGYIRLSVGIEHIDDILDDLERGLNASKLALAA, from the coding sequence ATGGCAGTCCATTTGCATCCCGAGACTATCGCCCTGCATGCCGGCTGGCGGGCTGATCCCGCGACCGGTGCCGTGGCAGTGCCGATCTACCAGACCACATCCTATCAGTTTCGCGATACGGAACATGCAGCCAATCTCTTCGCGTTGAAGGAACTCGGCAATATTTATACGCGCATTGGTAACCCGACGACCGATGTGCTGGAAAAGCGCATTGCTGCGCTTGATGGCGGCATTGCCGCGCTCGCGGTTGCTTCGGGGCAGGCGGCTTCGGCAATTGCTGTCCAGAACCTTGCGCGTTCCGGTGACAATATCGTCAGCTCCACCGATCTTTACGGCGGTACGTGGAACCTCTTTGCCAATACGCTGAAGGATCAGGGCATCGAAGTGCGCTTTGTCGATCCTCAAGACCCGGAAGCGTTTCGCCGGGCCACGGATGAGCGCACCCGCGCCTATTATGCGGAAACACTTCCCAATCCGAAACTCACCGTATTTCCCATTGCCGAAGTTGCCGCCATTGGACGTGAATATGGTATCCCGCTGATTGTTGATAATACGGCTGCACCGTTGATCGCGCGTCCACTGCAACATGGTGCAGCTATCGTCGTATACTCCACCACCAAATATCTGGGCGGTCATGGCACCTCCATCGGCGGCATTATCGTTGATGGCGGCCAGTTCGACTGGGAAAAATTTCCGGAACGTCAGCCCGCGCTCAATACGCCTGATCCAAGCTATCATGGTGCGGTCTGGACAGAAGCCGTCAAGCCCATTGGTCCGGTCGCCTATATCATCAAGGCGCGCGTGACACTGTTGCGTGACCTCGGTGCAGCGCTTTCACCTTTTAACGCTTTCCAGACGATACAGGGGATCGAGACGCTGGCTCTCAGGCTTGAGCGTCATGTGGAAAACGCCAAGAAGGTTGCGGATTTTCTGGCAAAGCGACCGGAGATTGCCAAGGTTATCCATCCATCCCAGCAGAGCGGGATCGATCGCGAACGGGCGGAAAAATACCTTTCCGGCAGTTTCGGTGGTCTGGTCGGTTTCGAGCTGAAAGGTGGTTTGCAGGCCGGGCGCAAATTCATTGAAGCGCTCGAACTTTTCTACCATGTTGCCAATATCGGCGATGTGCGAAGCCTCGCCATCCATCCAGCCACAACCACGCACTCCCAGCTGTCACCGGACGAGCAACGCGCAAGCGGCGTTTCGGAAGGTTACATTCGCCTTTCGGTTGGCATCGAACATATTGACGATATTCTCGATGATCTGGAACGTGGTCTGAATGCATCAAAACTTGCGCTTGCAGCCTGA
- a CDS encoding NADH:flavin oxidoreductase/NADH oxidase — protein MASLFDPFTLKDVTLRNRIAVSPMCQYSANDGVINNWHHVHLGGLARGGSGLVIVEATAVSPEGRITPGCAGLWNDEQAKAFAPAVQTIKDAGAVPGIQIAHAGRKASANRPWEGDDHIAEDDARGWETIAPSAIAYGGGLPKVPRAMTKGDIERVQQAFVDSAKRALAVGFEWLELHFAHGYLAQSFLSEHSNKRTDEYGGSFENRSRFLIETVRAVRAVWPENLPLTARLGVIEYDGQDEKTLSEAIELVKLLKDNGLDFIDVSMGFSLGKTSIPWGPAFLGPVAERVRRETGLPASTSWYISTPQEADALVREGKVDLVMLARPLLTDPHWPFRAAKELGVEKPSWVLPSPYAHWLERYRAA, from the coding sequence ATGGCCTCTCTCTTCGACCCCTTCACCCTGAAGGATGTGACATTGCGCAACCGAATCGCGGTGTCGCCCATGTGCCAGTATTCGGCAAATGACGGCGTGATCAACAATTGGCATCACGTTCACCTCGGTGGGCTGGCGCGTGGCGGTTCGGGGCTGGTGATTGTTGAGGCAACAGCCGTCTCGCCGGAAGGCCGCATTACACCGGGTTGTGCCGGACTTTGGAATGACGAACAGGCAAAGGCGTTTGCGCCTGCTGTCCAGACCATCAAGGATGCGGGCGCCGTTCCGGGCATTCAGATTGCCCATGCGGGACGCAAGGCCAGTGCCAATCGCCCATGGGAAGGTGATGACCATATTGCCGAAGATGACGCACGAGGCTGGGAGACGATTGCACCATCGGCGATTGCCTATGGTGGTGGACTTCCAAAGGTCCCACGCGCAATGACCAAGGGCGATATCGAACGGGTACAGCAGGCATTTGTTGATAGCGCGAAGCGTGCGCTTGCCGTCGGTTTTGAATGGCTGGAACTGCACTTCGCCCATGGTTATCTCGCCCAGAGTTTTCTGTCTGAGCACTCCAACAAACGCACGGACGAATATGGTGGCAGCTTTGAAAACCGCAGCCGTTTTCTGATCGAAACCGTTCGCGCGGTACGGGCTGTCTGGCCTGAGAACCTACCGCTCACTGCTCGCCTCGGCGTTATCGAATATGATGGACAGGACGAGAAGACGCTCAGCGAAGCCATTGAGCTTGTCAAATTATTGAAAGACAATGGCCTTGATTTTATCGATGTCAGCATGGGTTTCTCGCTTGGCAAGACCAGCATTCCATGGGGTCCGGCATTCCTAGGACCAGTCGCAGAACGGGTTCGCCGCGAAACCGGTCTGCCTGCCTCCACATCCTGGTACATCAGCACCCCGCAGGAAGCGGATGCGCTGGTACGGGAAGGCAAGGTTGATCTGGTCATGCTGGCGCGTCCGTTGCTGACTGATCCGCATTGGCCTTTCCGTGCCGCCAAGGAATTGGGTGTCGAAAAGCCGTCATGGGTGCTGCCATCGCCTTATGCCCATTGGCTGGAACGGTATCGGGCAGCCTGA
- the pncA gene encoding bifunctional nicotinamidase/pyrazinamidase, producing MAKDALVVIDVQNDFCPGGTLAVDGGNEIVPIINKLIVRFDHVILTQDWHPAGHSSFASTHPGKAPFDTIKMPYGDQTLWPNHCIQGTPGAEFHSDLHWTKAELIIRKGFRPHIDSYSAFFENDRKTPTGLGGYLRERGITNVTLVGLATDYCVAYSALDAVSHGFSADVLLDASRAIDMGGSLAAMVTKMRNAGVTLI from the coding sequence ATGGCCAAAGATGCGCTTGTTGTCATCGACGTGCAGAATGATTTTTGCCCGGGCGGTACGCTGGCAGTGGATGGCGGCAACGAGATTGTCCCAATCATCAACAAGCTGATCGTCCGGTTCGATCATGTCATCCTCACACAGGATTGGCATCCAGCGGGCCATTCCAGTTTTGCCTCCACCCATCCCGGCAAGGCACCTTTCGATACGATCAAAATGCCCTATGGTGATCAGACCCTTTGGCCCAATCATTGCATTCAGGGCACACCGGGCGCCGAGTTTCATTCCGATCTGCACTGGACCAAAGCTGAACTCATTATCCGCAAGGGTTTCCGCCCGCACATCGACAGCTATTCGGCGTTTTTCGAAAATGACCGCAAGACCCCAACCGGGCTCGGCGGTTATTTACGTGAACGCGGAATCACCAATGTAACCCTTGTCGGGCTTGCCACGGATTACTGTGTCGCCTATTCGGCGCTGGATGCCGTAAGCCACGGTTTTTCGGCCGACGTGCTGCTCGATGCCAGCCGTGCCATCGACATGGGCGGGTCGCTTGCCGCCATGGTCACAAAAATGCGCAATGCCGGTGTTACCCTGATCTGA
- a CDS encoding methionine ABC transporter ATP-binding protein: MGDGLNKAANPMVAFEGVSKRFAAGRTSVEVAALDGVDLTVPRGSVTGIIGRSGAGKSTLIRLVNGLEKPTSGRVIVDGVNIAELDEKSLRDVRRSIGMIFQHFNLLSSRTAFDNIALPLEIAGIDRQTIEKRVTPLLDLVGLSDKRNRYPSELSGGQKQRIGIARALATEPKLLLSDEATSALDPETTRSILALLKTINKELGLTVLLITHEMEVIKTIADHVAVIDGGRIVEQGPTFDVFTGHTHATTRSLLGGLAGLHLPEFLTRQMVEKPEPGLRTILRIIFKGENATEPMLARLGSDLGIEVNIMAGAVDEIAGRPFGMLVVSLLADEARIVEARRFLADHGLSSEVVGYVR, from the coding sequence ATGGGTGATGGATTGAACAAAGCGGCCAATCCCATGGTGGCGTTCGAAGGCGTATCCAAACGGTTTGCGGCGGGACGCACCAGCGTGGAAGTTGCGGCGCTTGATGGTGTTGATCTGACTGTTCCGCGCGGTTCAGTGACTGGCATTATCGGTCGTTCCGGTGCAGGCAAATCCACATTGATCCGGCTGGTCAATGGGCTGGAAAAGCCTACCAGCGGCCGTGTCATTGTTGATGGCGTGAACATTGCCGAACTTGACGAGAAAAGCTTACGGGACGTGCGCCGCTCAATCGGCATGATTTTCCAGCATTTCAACCTGCTTTCGTCGCGCACCGCTTTCGACAATATTGCGCTGCCGCTCGAGATCGCCGGGATTGATAGGCAGACTATTGAAAAGCGCGTGACGCCGCTGCTTGATCTTGTCGGACTTTCGGACAAACGCAACCGTTACCCATCCGAACTTTCAGGTGGGCAGAAGCAGCGCATTGGTATTGCCCGCGCTTTGGCGACAGAACCAAAACTGCTTTTGTCCGATGAGGCGACGTCGGCACTCGATCCGGAAACGACACGCTCCATTCTCGCCTTGCTCAAGACGATCAACAAGGAGCTTGGCCTTACGGTTCTTCTGATTACCCACGAGATGGAAGTGATTAAAACTATTGCTGATCATGTGGCGGTGATCGATGGCGGGCGCATTGTCGAGCAGGGGCCGACCTTCGATGTTTTCACCGGTCATACTCATGCGACCACGCGTTCGCTGCTCGGCGGCCTCGCAGGACTGCACCTGCCGGAGTTTCTGACGCGGCAGATGGTGGAAAAGCCGGAACCGGGTCTGCGCACGATCCTGCGCATCATCTTCAAGGGTGAGAACGCGACAGAGCCCATGCTTGCACGGCTCGGCAGCGATCTTGGTATTGAGGTCAACATTATGGCGGGTGCGGTTGACGAGATTGCCGGTCGTCCCTTTGGCATGCTGGTTGTTTCATTGCTGGCGGATGAGGCAAGGATAGTCGAGGCACGGCGTTTTCTCGCCGATCATGGCCTGTCATCGGAGGTTGTCGGTTATGTCCGCTGA
- the nagA gene encoding N-acetylglucosamine-6-phosphate deacetylase, protein MSTAYALTGADIFDGEDWHTGSAILVDEGIISGILAEADIPAGIRRVEMQGGKLVPGFIDIQVNGGGGVLLNDGPTVEAIRTICKAHFAFGTTALLPTLITDTPEITNAAIAAGKAAAQEKVAGFIGLHLEGPHLSVSHKGTHDPALIRPMEDSDLVAIIEAVQELPVLLTTIAPETVPTDKIKAMVDAGVIVSIGHSGASYEIAIAAREAGASMATHLFNAMSQLGHRAPGVVGAVLESGELSAGLIADGFHVDKASMAIALRAKKGPAKIFLVTDAMSTIGTDITTFTLNGRTIRREGGRLTLEDGTLAGADLDMISAVRFVHRELGLDLDEALRMASLYPAQSIRIDHQYGRIGAGYVANIVHLDDALDVDHVWIDGDVHYARM, encoded by the coding sequence ATGAGCACTGCCTATGCACTGACCGGCGCCGACATTTTCGACGGCGAAGACTGGCACACCGGTTCCGCCATCCTTGTTGATGAGGGCATCATCTCCGGCATCCTGGCCGAAGCGGATATTCCCGCCGGTATCAGGCGCGTCGAAATGCAGGGCGGCAAGCTGGTGCCCGGTTTCATCGACATTCAGGTGAATGGCGGCGGTGGTGTCCTCCTGAATGATGGGCCGACGGTGGAGGCAATCAGGACGATCTGCAAGGCGCATTTTGCATTCGGCACCACCGCGCTCCTACCAACGCTGATTACCGATACGCCAGAGATCACCAATGCAGCGATTGCAGCGGGCAAGGCGGCGGCGCAGGAAAAGGTGGCGGGATTTATCGGTCTCCACCTTGAAGGCCCCCACCTTTCCGTATCGCACAAGGGCACGCACGACCCGGCGCTTATCCGCCCGATGGAAGACAGCGATCTCGTTGCCATCATCGAGGCCGTTCAGGAACTGCCGGTTCTGCTGACCACGATCGCGCCGGAAACCGTTCCCACGGACAAAATCAAGGCCATGGTGGATGCGGGCGTTATTGTCAGCATCGGCCATAGCGGCGCGTCCTATGAAATCGCGATCGCGGCCAGGGAAGCCGGGGCATCCATGGCAACACACCTTTTCAACGCCATGAGCCAGCTCGGGCATCGTGCGCCGGGTGTTGTCGGGGCTGTTCTGGAATCAGGCGAATTATCAGCAGGTTTGATAGCCGACGGCTTCCATGTGGACAAGGCTTCCATGGCAATTGCCCTACGGGCGAAAAAAGGTCCGGCGAAGATTTTTCTCGTCACCGATGCCATGTCGACGATTGGCACTGACATTACCACCTTTACGCTGAATGGCCGGACAATCCGGCGTGAGGGCGGGCGCCTGACACTGGAAGACGGCACGCTGGCCGGTGCTGATCTTGATATGATTTCAGCTGTTCGTTTCGTGCATCGCGAACTTGGGCTCGATCTCGATGAAGCCCTGCGCATGGCCTCGCTTTATCCAGCGCAAAGCATCCGCATCGATCATCAGTACGGGCGGATCGGCGCTGGTTATGTCGCCAACATCGTTCATCTTGATGATGCGCTTGATGTTGATCATGTGTGGATTGATGGTGATGTGCATTACGCGCGGATGTAG